A part of Andrena cerasifolii isolate SP2316 chromosome 10, iyAndCera1_principal, whole genome shotgun sequence genomic DNA contains:
- the LOC143373708 gene encoding disintegrin and metalloproteinase domain-containing protein 10 isoform X4 → MPATALAIDEEGEDEEEDEEDRARRVRSGVRRAAMYPLRSKGHSRFRTPLVFLLVLACLFTITNASPLHPMPPHRGITHGSYIGYYEVASYNTAALRQHRNRMRRDVTDVDNQPLLLHLKALDKQWTLRLIRDKGLFSKDATFESTNGPIIFDTSHSYVGTVLEDETAVVQGIVTEDGLFDGTVVTGFEEYYVEPTSRYLNENADTSPAYHSIAYRASDVLPPKRSSPCASHQLHQGAVRDSLEREYRHKNGSRTFYEPLLGENVALYSKENSARVLTSEKDNGAARTETTSNGDRIARHLHKRATVDPRKTTCMLYLQADHQFFARYGTEEACIEVMTRHVQRVNSIYKHTDFNQDGRPDNISFMIKRVKVHSEDALKDPNYRFPGNYGVEKYLELFSEEDYDAFCLAYMFTYRDFEMGTLGLAWTGDLKNAGGVCEKNGHYRGSMKSLNTGIVTLLNYGKHVPPAVSHVTLAHEIGHNFGSPHDPEQCTPGGEDGNFIMFARATSGDKRNNNRFSPCSLTAINPVLNSKARSPKGCFTEPQVSLCGNGVVEEGEECDCGWEEDCRDSCCFPQRRYPPAGETPCTLTPGSVCSPSQGPCCTAECKLRFGDKCRDDNGCRDASFCDGRTPYCPPSVNKPNKTICNREFVCFMGECTGSICLAYGLESCQCIPGPNDPSTKACVLCCRLPGENQPCLSSFDWNSPPYDIPNMYSKPGTPCNDYNGYCDVFQKCREVDPSGPLATLRKLLLSDESLATFRRWIVDHWYAAALIVLAAISLLKRSRKRVKSGEHEVTGKTTGSEAQVSYNNTQFNDRDGSPATGGDGGSHGASSSRTCKTSAQQKGQGEEETSKA, encoded by the exons GTATCACACACGGCTCGTACATCGGGTATTACGAGGTGGCCTCTTACAATACCGCGGCCTTGAGACAACATCGTAACCGGATGCGCCGCGATGTCACCGACGTCGACAATCAACCTCTGCTGCTGCACCTTAAAGCGCTCGACAA ACAATGGACGCTACGCTTAATTCGAGACAAGGGCCTGTTCAGCAAGGACGCGACGTTCGAGAGCACCAATGGGCCGATCATCTTCGACACTTCGCACTCCTACGTGGGCACCGTGCTGG AGGACGAGACCGCCGTGGTCCAGGGCATCGTGACGGAGGATGGCCTCTTCGACGGCACCGTGGTCACTGGATTCGAAGAGTATTACGTCGAGCCTACCAGCAGATACTTGAACGAAAACGCGGACACGTCACCAGCTTATCACAGCATAGCTTACCGAGCCTCGGACGTGTTGCCACCGAAGCGTTCGTCGCCTTGCGCCAGTCATCAATTGCATCAGGGGGCTGTTCGTGATTCCCTGGAAAG GGAGTACAGGCACAAGAACGGCTCGCGAACATTTTACGAACCCCTGCTCGGCGAGAACGTGGCTCTCTACTCGAAGGAAAACAGCGCACGGGTTTTAACTTCGGAGAAGGATAACGGCGCGGCACGTACAGAAAC AACGAGTAACGGAGATCGCATCGCGAGACATTTGCACAAACGTGCCACCGTGGATCCACGGAAAACTACCTGCATGCTCTACTTGCAAGCGGACCATCAGTTTTTCGCCCGATACGGCACGGAGGAAGCTTGCATCGAGGTGATGACGAGGCACGTGCAGAGGGTCAACTCCATTTACAAGCACACCG ACTTCAATCAAGACGGACGGCCCGACAACATCAGCTTCATGATAAAACGCGTCAAGGTTCACAGCGAGGACGCGTTGAAGGATCCCAATTATCGATTCCCCGGCAACTACGGCGTGGAAAAGTATCTCGAGCTTTTCTCCG AAGAGGATTACGACGCGTTCTGCTTGGCTTACATGTTCACGTACCGGGACTTTGAGATGGGAACGTTGGGACTGGCTTGGACCGGTGACCTGAAGAACGCTGGCGGAGTTTGCGAGAAGAATGGG CACTATCGCGGTAGCATGAAGTCGCTCAACACCGGAATAGTGACTTTGCTGAATTATGGCAAGCACGTACCACCCGCAGTTTCTCACGTCACTTTGGCCCACGAGATCGGTCATAACTTCGGCTCGCCG CACGATCCAGAACAATGCACGCCCGGTGGAGAGGATGGAAACTTCATTATGTTCGCCCGTGCTACTAGCGGCGACAAGCGTAACAATAATCGCTTCAGCCCGTGTAGCTTGACAGCCATAAACCCAGTTCTCAATAGCAAAGCTCGTTCCCCAAAGGGATGCTTCACCG AACCTCAAGTATCGCTGTGCGGGAATGGCGTGGTCGAAGAAGGTGAAGAATGCGATTGCGGATGGGAGGAAGACTGCAGAGATTCGTGCTGCTTCCCGCAACGTCGTTATCCACCTGCTGGTGAAACTCCGTGTACGCTTACGCCAGGCTCCGTGTGCAGTCCCAGCCAA GGCCCGTGCTGTACTGCCGAGTGCAAGTTACGGTTCGGTGACAAGTGCAGAGACGACAACGGGTGCCGTGATGCGAGCTTCTGCGACGGTCGGACACCCTACTGTCCGCCTTCCGTCAACAAGCCTAACAAAACGATCTGCAACCGCGAATTCGTATGCTTTATGGGT GAATGTACAGGTAGTATATGCCTTGCATACGGATTGGAATCTTGCCAGTGCATTCCGGGGCCAAACGATCCGTCGACGAAAGCCTGCGTGCTTTGCTGCCGTCTTCCTGGAGAGAATCAGCCTTGTTT ATCGTCGTTCGACTGGAACTCTCCACCCTATGATATTCCGAACATGTACTCGAAGCCGGGAACACCGTGTAACGATTACAACGGCTACTGCGATGTCTTCCAGAAATGTCGAGAG GTGGATCCAAGCGGTCCATTGGCAACATTGAGGAAGCTCTTGCTGTCCGACGAGAGCCTCGCCACTTTCCGTCGCTGGATAGTTGACCACTGGTACGCCGCCGCCTTGATCGTTCTGGCAGCGATATCGTTATTG AAACGATCGAGGAAACGTGTTAAGA GTGGTGAGCACGAGGTTACTGGGAAAACGACCGGATCTGAAGCTCAAGTCAGTTACAATAATACACAGTTCAACGACAGAGACGGTTCGCCTGCCACCGGAGGGGACGGAGGGAGTCACGGTGCATCCTCCAGCCGTACGTGCAAAACTTCCGCTCAGCAGAAAGGTCAGGGAGAAGAGGAGACATCGAAAGCATAA